A DNA window from Halococcus salsus contains the following coding sequences:
- a CDS encoding amino acid-binding protein, with protein MFDEIMAKFAGSPGQQAVVRLLLERGFSVNESGRVVSGGIEIPNTQVAAEVGVDRRVVDSTTDALLADDELRPIFHNISAVPSLRDLAPVLDLSVLTVEVADAEASGIVAAVTGAIADHGVSIRQTISEDPEFTDVPTLSVITDDPLPGAVLTEIREMAFVRRLELE; from the coding sequence ATGTTCGACGAGATCATGGCGAAGTTCGCGGGAAGCCCGGGCCAGCAGGCCGTCGTCCGGCTCCTGCTCGAACGCGGTTTCTCGGTGAACGAGAGCGGGCGGGTGGTCTCGGGCGGGATCGAGATCCCGAACACCCAGGTCGCCGCGGAGGTCGGCGTCGACAGACGCGTCGTGGACTCGACCACCGACGCGCTGCTGGCCGACGACGAACTCCGGCCCATCTTCCACAACATCTCGGCGGTGCCGAGCCTCCGCGACCTCGCGCCGGTGCTCGATCTATCCGTCCTCACCGTCGAGGTCGCCGACGCGGAGGCCTCGGGGATCGTCGCCGCGGTCACGGGTGCGATCGCCGACCACGGAGTCTCGATCCGACAGACGATCTCGGAGGACCCGGAGTTCACCGACGTCCCGACGCTCTCGGTGATCACCGACGACCCGCTCCCGGGCGCGGTCCTCACCGAGATCCGGGAGATGGCGTTCGTCCGACGGCTCGAACTGGAGTGA
- a CDS encoding SHOCT domain-containing protein: protein MPKPTDHTAFERSLTVGTGGAVAVGLLFLSLSILGLALADVVIAVGILLVPFLAVLTYYRHGGRTADLGYYADQYWRERYPHWYGEEAADQSSRDADSLATLRERYARGELTEAQFERKLDVLLNTETRENAAEWRRSGTERTLEEADQLN from the coding sequence GTGCCGAAACCGACCGACCACACCGCGTTCGAGCGCTCGTTGACCGTCGGGACCGGCGGGGCGGTCGCGGTGGGGCTGCTCTTCCTCTCGCTCTCGATCCTCGGGCTCGCGCTGGCGGACGTCGTCATCGCCGTCGGCATCCTTCTCGTGCCCTTCCTCGCCGTGCTCACGTACTACCGGCATGGAGGGCGGACGGCCGATCTCGGCTACTACGCCGACCAGTACTGGCGCGAGCGGTACCCCCACTGGTACGGCGAGGAGGCGGCCGACCAGAGCAGCCGGGACGCCGATAGCCTCGCGACGCTCCGCGAACGCTACGCCCGCGGCGAACTCACCGAGGCACAGTTCGAGCGGAAGCTCGACGTGCTCCTCAACACCGAAACCCGCGAGAACGCAGCCGAATGGCGACGATCCGGGACCGAGCGCACGCTGGAGGAGGCCGACCAGTTGAATTAA
- the hisB gene encoding imidazoleglycerol-phosphate dehydratase HisB: MTRRATVERETAETTIEVTLAVDGEGESTTDTGIGFLDHMLDSFAKHGLFDLDVSCDGDLHVDDHHTIEDVAIALGTALDEALGDRAGIHRFADRRVPLDEAVAGVVVDVSGRPLFEFDGEFSQGRVGEFTSAMAPHFFRSLAMNANLTLHTEVAGENAHHEIEALFKAVARALDDATRPDDRREGAPSTKGTLSE, from the coding sequence ATGACCAGGCGTGCGACCGTCGAGCGCGAGACGGCCGAAACCACGATCGAGGTGACGCTCGCGGTCGACGGCGAGGGCGAGTCGACCACGGACACCGGGATCGGCTTCCTCGACCACATGCTGGATTCGTTCGCGAAACACGGCCTGTTCGACCTCGACGTCTCGTGTGACGGCGACCTCCACGTCGACGACCACCACACGATCGAGGACGTCGCGATCGCGCTCGGGACGGCCCTCGACGAGGCGCTCGGCGATCGGGCGGGGATCCACCGGTTCGCCGATAGGCGAGTGCCGCTCGACGAGGCGGTCGCCGGGGTGGTGGTCGACGTCTCGGGTCGCCCGCTGTTCGAATTCGACGGGGAATTCTCCCAGGGCCGGGTGGGCGAGTTCACGAGCGCGATGGCTCCGCACTTCTTCCGCTCGCTCGCGATGAACGCAAACCTGACCCTCCACACGGAGGTCGCCGGCGAGAACGCCCACCACGAGATCGAGGCGCTGTTCAAGGCGGTCGCGCGGGCACTCGACGACGCTACCCGGCCCGACGACCGCCGTGAGGGGGCCCCGAGCACGAAGGGCACCCTCTCCGAGTAG
- the hisA gene encoding 1-(5-phosphoribosyl)-5-[(5-phosphoribosylamino)methylideneamino]imidazole-4-carboxamide isomerase, giving the protein MYDSFEVVPAVDIEGGQVVQLVGGERGSETAYGDPVEAAERWVAAGARTLHLVDLDGAFDGERRNATAIERIVETVDVPVQLGGGIRTAADARSLLDAGVDRVILGTAAVETPEVVAAISDTHPESVVVSLDASDGEVVVSGWTEGTGIDPVEAAAGYEDRGAAGILFTDVDVEGRLEGVRADRVRRLAEAVSVPVVASGGVETLDDLETLRDAGASAAVVGTALYEGRFTLEDAITALEGD; this is encoded by the coding sequence ATGTACGATTCGTTCGAAGTCGTTCCCGCGGTCGACATCGAAGGTGGGCAGGTGGTTCAGCTCGTCGGCGGCGAGCGCGGTAGCGAGACCGCCTACGGCGACCCCGTCGAGGCGGCCGAACGCTGGGTCGCGGCGGGCGCGCGAACCCTCCACCTCGTGGACCTCGACGGGGCGTTCGACGGCGAGCGGCGCAACGCGACCGCGATCGAGCGGATCGTCGAGACCGTCGACGTCCCCGTTCAGCTCGGCGGCGGCATCCGGACCGCAGCCGACGCCCGCTCCCTCCTCGACGCCGGCGTCGACCGGGTCATCCTGGGGACGGCCGCGGTCGAGACCCCCGAGGTCGTCGCGGCGATCAGCGACACCCACCCCGAGAGCGTGGTCGTCAGCCTCGACGCCAGCGACGGCGAGGTCGTGGTCTCAGGCTGGACGGAGGGTACAGGAATAGACCCCGTCGAAGCCGCAGCGGGCTACGAGGACCGCGGCGCGGCCGGGATCCTCTTCACCGACGTCGACGTCGAGGGCCGGCTCGAAGGCGTCCGCGCCGACCGTGTGCGCCGGCTCGCCGAGGCGGTCTCGGTCCCGGTCGTGGCGAGCGGCGGGGTCGAGACCCTCGACGACCTCGAAACCCTCCGCGACGCCGGCGCGAGCGCGGCCGTCGTCGGCACCGCGCTCTACGAGGGGCGGTTCACGCTCGAGGACGCCATCACGGCGCTCGAAGGGGACTGA
- the fer gene encoding ferredoxin Fer, which translates to MPTVEYVNYEVVDDQGWDVEDDDLFEKAADAGLDEEDYGSIDVNESEYILEAAEAQGYDWPFSCRAGACANCASILKEGEIDMDMQQILSDEEVEDRNVRLTCIGSPAADEVKIVYNAKHLDYLQNRVI; encoded by the coding sequence ATGCCTACCGTAGAATACGTCAACTACGAAGTGGTCGACGATCAGGGCTGGGATGTTGAGGACGACGACCTCTTCGAGAAGGCCGCGGACGCCGGACTCGACGAGGAGGATTACGGTTCCATCGACGTCAACGAGTCCGAGTACATCCTCGAAGCCGCCGAGGCACAGGGCTACGACTGGCCGTTCTCGTGCCGCGCTGGTGCGTGTGCGAACTGCGCGTCGATCCTCAAAGAGGGCGAGATCGACATGGACATGCAGCAGATCCTCTCGGACGAGGAAGTCGAGGACCGCAACGTCCGCCTGACCTGCATCGGGTCGCCGGCGGCCGACGAGGTCAAGATCGTCTACAACGCGAAACACCTCGACTACCTCCAGAACCGCGTCATATAA